The window ATCACTTCCAATTTCTTTAGAATGGATTAAAATAGCCGCGTTTTCCTGAGAGTAACGTACTGCATTTTCGATAACATTAATAAAAACTTGCTTTATTTTTTCTTCATCACCCATGACAATCAATTCTTCTTCAAGGCTTTGTTCAATTTGAATACGTTTAGCTATTGCCTGATTTTGTAGCAATGACACTGCATCCCGTATCGTTTCAGCTAGCACAAGTGGCTCAGTTTCAGATAACGGGATTTTTTCATCTTTTCTTGCAAGCTGCATCAACTCATTTGTTAATCGCTCCATTCGAGCAGATTCACGTGCAATGAGCCCAATCGCTTCATCTCTTTTTTGATCTGATATATACCCATTTTGAATTGCTTCACTATATCCCTTTACATAGCTAATTGGTGTACGCAACTCATGTGATACCGTTGCAAGGAATGACTTTTGTGCTTCATCTTCCCGTTGAATGGATTGGGCCATCTGATTAAAGGCGGTGGAAAGTGTGCCGATTTCATCCTTTGATGTCACATCAACTCTTGTTGCGTACTCTCCTTGGGCCATGTGATTCACTGCCTGTTGTAAATTAGCTAATGGCCGTAAAATTTTTCGCATTCCTTGGTACACAAAAAATGTCGCAACTAATAAAAACATTACCGCGCCCGTTATAAGCAGCACTACTTCTTCTTTAGCCAATTCCGAAATCTTTGCTAACGGATAATATAAATAAATAATTCCTTCCAAACGATTTTGGTCGGTAAATGGCAAGATGACTGAAATAATTTGGCGTTCAAAACGTTTTTCAAAACCAATTTTTATTACAGCATTTCCTGCTATTAGTTGCTGACGTTCTGCCGGTCCAATTAACGCATCATAATCAACATCAAACGGGACACACGCACTCAGCTCACGTGGATTTCTCACCGCAAAAATAGGAATATTTGAATAGGCGGCGTAATTGTCAATCGCATCAATTAGTTCGTCCGTTACTTTTCCACCTTTATACATCGTTTGCAGCTTTTCGCCGACTTCTACCATCTTTATCTTCGTATCTTCAACATAAAAGTGTTCATAAAGAAAGTCTGTAAATATGTACATGAAAACAACCGTCGCACTTAAAAATAATACAATTAGCAGCCAAATTTTCGAGGACAACTTTTTCATGTCGTTTTTTCAAAGCGGTACCCAATTCCCCACACAGTTTGAATGTACTCGCTTGCTGCTTTCGATTTTTTCCCTAGCTTGATACGCAATGTTTTAATATGGGTATCTACTGTACGTGTTCCACCCGCGTAATTCAGTTCCCATATTCGTTCCAATAGCTGCTCACGCGAATACACGGTATTTGGATTTTGCATAAATAAATGCAGCAACTCGAATTCCTTTAAAGTGAGCGACACCACATCATCATCAATGAATACTTTTCGAGAAATCTCATCCATTTTGATCACACCACATTGCAAAAAGTTCGCTTCCACCTGCTGAGTGGCAATGCCTGTTCTTCGTAATACCGCTTGAATTCGTGC is drawn from Solibacillus sp. R5-41 and contains these coding sequences:
- a CDS encoding response regulator transcription factor, which codes for MVTILIVDDEENMRQLIDIVLSQSGYTIKMAANGTEAYHILTKQQVDLVLLDVMMPGEDGFVVCEAIQAICQVPVIFLTARDANEDKVKGLTIGGDDYIVKPFTANELIARIQAVLRRTGIATQQVEANFLQCGVIKMDEISRKVFIDDDVVSLTLKEFELLHLFMQNPNTVYSREQLLERIWELNYAGGTRTVDTHIKTLRIKLGKKSKAASEYIQTVWGIGYRFEKTT
- a CDS encoding cell wall metabolism sensor histidine kinase WalK → MKKLSSKIWLLIVLFLSATVVFMYIFTDFLYEHFYVEDTKIKMVEVGEKLQTMYKGGKVTDELIDAIDNYAAYSNIPIFAVRNPRELSACVPFDVDYDALIGPAERQQLIAGNAVIKIGFEKRFERQIISVILPFTDQNRLEGIIYLYYPLAKISELAKEEVVLLITGAVMFLLVATFFVYQGMRKILRPLANLQQAVNHMAQGEYATRVDVTSKDEIGTLSTAFNQMAQSIQREDEAQKSFLATVSHELRTPISYVKGYSEAIQNGYISDQKRDEAIGLIARESARMERLTNELMQLARKDEKIPLSETEPLVLAETIRDAVSLLQNQAIAKRIQIEQSLEEELIVMGDEEKIKQVFINVIENAVRYSQENAAILIHSKEIGSDAVITVTDSGIGIPAEDLPHITERFYRVNKARSRSDGGSGLGLSIVEQIVKQHHGKLKIESTLAKGTDVIITLPIMEES